AACATCTTATATTTGAAATATCTAAACAGCAATTTTAATGCTTATACTTGATGGATACTGAAAAGTCCATTAAACTTGACTTTAAATTAAGGAACGTCCATCTTTACAGTTGCAAATTGTAAGAagtgttgtttttatattttgtagtaaTAGTCTTGTGTTTAGAAAATATTCAGCTTACTCAAGCAGTGTATTTTTTGTATTGATTCtagtttttaaatgcaaattacctttttccttcaaaatcatctcaatttctacttttttctaaactttaaaataaatgttttacatttaatttcatgttgctgtcaaaaataaatttactcaGTAACTTGTGGTTTGAGGTGGCAGAAGTTGAAGTCTTGTTGCACTTGACATAGGGAAGGTGAACTTAAAATGCCAAATGAAAAGGATTTTTTCCTCTATATTCTTTTATACTATCatggaaaataaattattgaaaaccACTTGCCTGCCCACCTTCCAATCCTTGTTAGGGCAGGCATCAGAACCATGTCCTTCAATAAACCTtgaggtattttgttctttttggagTGAGGGCAGGGAGCTTATAAAGCAGAAGGAGGGAActtttacataaaacatctttgtTCTTGTGAGAGATGATGAATaaagtatttataaatttataaatggaaACTGCATTGAAATCCTTTggtgaaatctttaaaataatagaGTAAGTAGTAGATGCTGGAAAATTCTCTTGCAaatttgatatttccatttcattcaaaaattttttatttttggctaaacATATTCTTAAGATTTTATATGCCTTTACTAAAAAGTTTCGTGGGAATCAAGTGCTATATGTAGGAGTGGCCTATATATTTATTGTAAAAGTTTCTATATTTATTATCCTGTAGTCCCTAAATAAGTTATGACccttatatgtaatatatgtatgttCTTGCTAAGCTTTTTATCCCCTAAATATTGGTATTTGcagcatattttaatatttaaacattttgtaattttacaCTTCTGATATTTCAGGGAGAAAAAGCCAGTGTTACACTTAGCATACTTATGGTATAACTTTGGGAAATGTATTATTTAACCAATTGtttcattttgtgatttttaaaaaatcaactaatGGGAAGCACTTTTAGATGGCATTTTCTTCTTAAAGTGCCTTTTAGAGCtaacatatatttgttttcagatCGCTACTTCTGAAACCTGTTTTTCAACTATTTAACTTTGAGAGAAAGGGAAGATTGAATATATAAGGATAAATTCACACTGAAATAATTTCAGGTTTATTTCCAAAACATGTTGTCCTTATTCTATTTTAAAGCAGACATACTAGGCACCAAGTAAAATCTTTGAGGGGAAgcatgaggagagaaagaaaagaataactgAATCATCAATAGAATACGTCTAGTTTTTCAATTAGTCTACTTTTTCTAACGTCAAGACTTAAAACACCATGATCTTTTAGTGTAGTTCTGCTTAGCAAGAGGCAAATTATGTGGGGATTATAAGAGGAGTGGAAACCACAGAAAACACTGTCCTGTTTTGAAAAAGTGTTTTAATCAGGCAAAAGAAGCATCAggacaaatcatttttaaaacaaagtcttcAAGTTGGGTATTGAGACTGGCAAAGGGAGAAGCAAGGAGAAAAGTCAGGGAAAGATAAAATATTCAGATGAAAGCCAAAGCTATTTGCAATTACATGTTAGAACTCAGGGTTTTGCAGGTGAAAAAGATGTTgcttaaatatattcataaaccTGTAGTAAGATTTCCACTCAGCAGTTTCAGGAGATTTAACTAGCTGCTTAAAATATGACAAAACTGAATTTTAACAAATGATATTAAAATAGGACAGCCAATCAATTAACTGACAAAATAGAAGGCAGTGTGGGAGAGCCCTCCCCACATTCATTGCAGATTCGCAGCTCCCTCCGCCCGGTTTCCCTCCATCAGGCTAACGACCTCGTTTCTCCGGTAGAGCCTGGCCAAGTCGCAGGCGGTGTCCCCCTGATGGTTCCGATGCCCCACTTTGCAGGCCGTGTGCTTCACAAGGAACTCCACCACGGGGAGGTGGCCTTCTTTGGCAGCCAAGTGCAAGGGCAGGTTCCCTTCATTATCCTCGATGTTAACATCAGCTTGAAACTCCAGCAAAGTCTGTAAAGTGTCCAGGAAACCTGCTCTGGCTGCATCGTGAATGACAGCGAAACCAGTTCGGTCTCTCAAATCGGGATTAGCACCTCTAAGTAGTAGTCTCCTGGCAATCTCGGGATTTCCAAGTTTCATAacctagaaaagaagaaaaaccggTAGAATCCTTCAAGTGCTCCTACTACAAGAATACTTAAAAATATCCATCTCTTTTTATGTATGTAACTATTTTTGATGAAGGAGTGCTTGGGGAAGACCCACATGATCGGGTTTGAAGGGCTGAGTTGCAGGAAATGAGTACTATTAGGtaaaagtagaagaaaacttCTAAAAATTGAGCTTCTATGATGGAATATCATAAACGGGCCCAAAAGTAGGATAAAttgattaataaaatagaatgagTCCGACTTATATAAAATTCACTGACAACTTGGTTCTCTATCTCTCATAAAGAGTTGTGTAATTTcatgaatttattaaaataaaagaaatggaactTGAGATTTAAGTAAGTCTCCTTCTGTTTGCTTGTTCATGCTCATAAAATGTGCCTGGGGTGttaattctgtaaaataaaatgtgggtaaattttattttctaaatagctGAAAAGAAATAAGTAGAGTGAGTTTCTTTAAATCCTCAGAGAAGTGTTTCCACACATCAGATTCTATCTAGTCTGATTTTATAAGCGTGAAAATGATCTCCTAAAAATCCAAACCtggtattttcttaaattattaattttcacaAGTTCTCTCCAAATAGATACAGCCCCAagtttccaagtattttttttaaatagttttttttctttgcaattatTTCATATGGGTTACTAGGTGTGTTTAGTGCTTAGAATCCTtcacttgaaatttaaaaatgttactgATTATTAAAGTGTTAAAAAGGCAACAGTGTTCTACATTGTCAATGTATTTATCTAAAACTAAGTTCATGATATGTCTTGTATTAGATAGGAAATGACTGTATGGAAACTGTtcttgaaaagaatgaaacagtcaTCCTACTATATTACTTACTGTTTCCTAAAGTTCTAACTAGCCTCCTAATTTTCAAGtgagcaaaagaagagaaaataagatatttaatgtgtattttgGGACACAGACAGCTTTGTCTTGTGGTTTCAGCCCATTTATTAATCAACTGGTGATCCCATCTTATTTCCTTTTGCAGTTATTATCCGGCATTTAAGAATAACTATTTGTAAACTGCCAGTATTTTAAAAGCCAGAATTTGGTATTAAAATTTGCTATCAACATACAAATAATTCACATGACAAAGACTTATCTACTggtgtttaaatatatttcacgCTAATAAGAAATCACTATTAGGCTCtcatagttataaaatattttgtggaGCAGCATTCAGTTGTACAATACATATAATTTAATCGTGAAAAATATAGTCTCATTAACATGCAAGAATATTTcagcattttaattgttttaatttatatttaggtATATTCATAATAACCTAAATTTATAATACATTACACAGTAGACActcaaatatttgtgaaattaaatATACACTGGAAAATACATACAAAGCTGATCTCTTtagaatgtttgttttaaaaaatcacaaattaaGTAACATGATGAAATATATTTggaatgaataatattttataaatgcaaaCTCTATAGATGGCCAAGATGTTAAGCTTCCCTGTTGATAAAACCCTGTTGACTTTTAGCCCTTCCTTTGGGGCAGTGGTTAAAAAtgatacataatttatttttcaagaacTTCAATGAAATACTTTTTGGTtattaaaaattaacacaatCTAATTTTTACCACAACTGCCTCTAAATATTTAGTCACATCTAAGGACCTGAACTGGGAAAAATAAGAGAGACACCTTGGATCTTTGTAAAGCAAATGTACGATTAAGGCCTTTGATATTATCCTGATTGAGAAGCTTACACTAGGAAGGGGGGAAAAGCTTTTGTAATTGGGTTAATAAACATAATTGTAGGAGAAAATTTGCCATATTTCaccaaaaataatagtaatgctGGAAATTGTTTTGAAAGAAAGTTCTTTCTTGAGTTATGACACAACTTCAGAGTCAGGATCATACATACTGAAAATAAGCCTTGAGACTcctgtttgtgtgtgtttcattATATGTATTAGGACTAAGCCACAATAAGTGGGTGTTAATATCTTGATAAGTATGTTTAATATAAACGAGATTGCAGAATTGTATTAAAAatgtttgtcaaaacttttttttttgcagtattaaTCTCCCAGTCTTCCTGCTCGTCAAAAGTCCTGCAAGATCCTATTCTTACAGGGTTAAGTGGCTCATTCTTTgtgatatttatataatattttgaatgTTCAATAGGAAACTTTTCAATATATTAAATTTGTGGCATTGCTATCAGCACAAAACCTGTTAAAAACTACtaggtggaaaaagaaaaaaaacccttaccCCACTTAATCTACCTGAAATAACAAGATAAATAATTTAGTATCTATAAACTTCCTTAATACTGAAATTTTTGCAAGGTCAGTGTAttctgatttaaaatatacaggcTGTATGGACTTCATCTGTCAATAGTACATTTCCTGCCACTTAAATTTCTAATTCTTGCAATTAAAACAAAGCACTCTAAAAACCCTCTCCCCAGTGGATTTTCAAAAACAGCTTCAAGTGTTGCATTTCGAATATGCATAGCTTATAAGAATATCATCAGAActcaaataaagcaactgagactactttgccatttttctgtttctaagcCTTTCAACTAAGTTACATGATAACgttcagaggaggaaaaaaattatcAGGTACAATACTTGGCAGATGGACGTGTTTCATTTGTTGCTTATAAATCTAATTACTAAAAATTAGAACATACCAGGGTATGACCGCAGAGACAAAAACACTATAAACTGAGCTCTCATTAGAAAATTCAACTTTTTATTCCTCCTCGATCCTGAATGGGTGGATGGTATTACATTAACTGTGAAATGTACATCCTGTGCCCGTGCCCAGGCCACCCATTCCAAACGAGGAAAGGTCGTTGGTCAAAACCTGAAGCATTTGAAGAAAAAACACCCTTGCCAGTAGTCAAGAAAATTAACGTTAAAGTCAATTATTGGAGCAAAGTACGGAAACCACTAATAGCAGTGTATTTACttcaaataataatcataataacgtGTTTACAGAGCtgtctaaaaaaaagaaaaaccaaaaaactcggCGCTGCTACGACTGCTACAGAATCCCCACCGTCACAAAAACATTCCAAAAATTAAGACCAAACCTGGAACCCACTTGATATCGAGGATGTTATTGGATTTGACGAGTTTGTTCAAAGTACGTCATTTTGGGGAGTTGGATCCacttaaagatataaaatatggcAACCAACTAGTTTTTAAAACAGTTAAATTTTGTACCCCTGAAAGCTTAAAAGCTATTATTCTAGAAACCCGGGTCACGTAGGCAACATTGTTGACCTGTTTTCCCCACCTCTCTGGATACCAACCTGCAGCGCAGTCCTTCCAAATCCATTTTGTGCATTGACGTTTACATTATTTTGCAACAAACTAGTAAGTTGCTCTAGGTCCCCCCTGGCAGCTGCGGACGCCAACTCGTTCCCCCAAGGCTCGGCCATTCTTTAGGGTCCTGACGATCGGGAAAAGATgaattagttgtttttctttttcccctttccttcgcTCCTAACCAGGCTGCATGATGGCATCGGAGACTGACAGAAGGACTGGGATGGTTAATCTGGAGTAGAGCTTGGTAGTAAATACTAGTAAGATCTGCCTGCCAAAAGCCCGCCCCTCGATTCACACGTGATTATTCAGCAAAACTGAGCCATTGGAGAGGGGCTCCGCTCCTCGCTTTTTAGCTTAACCCCTATGAAGAATTCTGGTGATTAAACTGAGAGATATACAGGCACACATACATTTCTGGTAAATTACTCTGGACGTAAAATATAGGCAGAGCTGGCACGTACCTACACTACAGATCTCCGTGAGGAATGTGTGCGGAGATTTAAGGCACTAGATCAGGGCAGAAAATACCGCGAAAAAAGAGACATTTGGGGGGGAAGAAAAGGCATCAACCCACCCTTGTTCACGGTGGTGACTTGAGCCGCGCGAGCCAGTACCGCAGGGGCAGGTCCTCGAAGGGGCTCGGTCTCCATCCGTCTCGCCGAAGGGGTAGTCCTGAGTCCTCCGCTGCAGGGAGAGCGCCGCGGTGGCTGGATGCTGAGGTGCTCCTGGGGTTAAAGATGATCGCCAAAAGCAAATGAGAGTAGCAGTTCCGTGGCCCTCAAGTTACAGGTCGTAACGACTCCTCGGTGGCCTTGGATTCTCCGGAGGAGCCTTAATTCGCGTTCAGGCCGAGCTGCGGGCTAACGCCGCGCGGGAGGGCTCCGGAGCCCGCCCGCCGGGCTACCGCAGCCCCACCGAGCCTCAGAGGCCGTGGGAGCCAGGCTCGGCGCGCGTCTCCGGAGACTGCCGGGCGCGCGGCGGGCCCCCGGCAAGCCGGTCATGCCGGCCCCACCGGGTCCTGGGACTCCCAGCAGCGTGAGGAAGGGGGAGAGCGATGCGGGAAGTGTCTATGGGGCCCGGGCTGCTGAAGCAGAGCGCTGCAGCATCGCGGCTGCACAGGGCAGCCCACCGGTAACTTCCCGCCTACAACCGAGCCAGTTCAGACTTCCTAATGTGGAAGCTCATTGAGCTGCTGCcgcctcttttccttcctttcccggTTTTCTGAGGGCCTCCGGAGATCGGGAGGGTCCTGGGAAGTCTCAGGCCAAGCTCTGAGTATCGGGAGTCGCCACAATTCCAGGGCGCAGCCAGTCCCGCCGCTCTTGGCGAGAACCCAGCGGCTTCGGCGCCGGGTGCCACTTCGCCAACCTCTCGCGGTCCCCTGGCCTGTGCCCCCAGCCTGTGCAGCCGATAGGGCAGCGGCCGCCAGCCAGCTGTGCCCTGGAGCCGAGCTGGGTAGCACCGCTTCCTCCCGAGCCGCAGCGCTCCCAGTGACAGTTTCTTTTGTAGCTGGTCCCCCCCAAATCGCCGGTCCCTGTTCCCTTCACCCCTACAGACACTTGTGCGTCGTGCCCCTTTctggtcttttccttccctccctccctcgcttcTTTTTTCGCTCAAACAATTGCTGCTTCTGTTGCCGCTGCAGAGACGGTGCcggtttcttctcccttttttccgaCCTCATCagctttttttgaaaagaaaaaaattgagcgCTTTTTGAGTTGAAAAACCCGCCCCCATTTTAACGGCAGAGTTTTAAGGAGGCTCGGCGGAGTTGCAGCGCCGCGGGAGCGGGAAGGCTGGGCACCGCCCACGCCCCGCCCTCCGCCCTGGTGGCGCTCGAGCACTCTGCCGggctcgccccgccccccgccccgcgcccttTCTCCCGCCTCCTCGCTCTCGGCTTTCCTCCCTCAGTCTCCTGCGCTGGCTCCCACCCGCCAGCCCAGCGGCCAGGCCCCAGCCGGAGCGGCTCTTTCGGACCCGCGGAGCCGGGTTCGGCCCCCTCCGGCTGGCGGGCGGAATAGAATCTGCGATGTGAAACCCCGGGCTGCCCCGAGGCCGGCGGGGGCGGAGGTGGAGGAAAGAGGCTTGTTAATTAAGGCT
This genomic stretch from Kogia breviceps isolate mKogBre1 chromosome 1, mKogBre1 haplotype 1, whole genome shotgun sequence harbors:
- the CDKN2C gene encoding cyclin-dependent kinase 4 inhibitor C, translating into MAEPWGNELASAAARGDLEQLTSLLQNNVNVNAQNGFGRTALQVMKLGNPEIARRLLLRGANPDLRDRTGFAVIHDAARAGFLDTLQTLLEFQADVNIEDNEGNLPLHLAAKEGHLPVVEFLVKHTACKVGHRNHQGDTACDLARLYRRNEVVSLMEGNRAEGAANLQ